From Cardiocondyla obscurior isolate alpha-2009 linkage group LG09, Cobs3.1, whole genome shotgun sequence, one genomic window encodes:
- the LOC139105578 gene encoding tether containing UBX domain for GLUT4 yields the protein MAANKTVVVLAPNGRRQNVRVTINTTILQILEEVCQKQGYNADDYDIKHNRQILDSNQIFRFTGLPNNAQLEMVTCKKVRSTSNVTIGIQPEDKDRIFREFPPDTTLAQALIEMYPDSDLEKAVLIYMHREVCGREMLEKTTLKSLGLNSGKAILRLLYRDHEQLKTQAHVSTPLLPKTVTSTHNSSDKDHQKLPSSSLNCNETMKDIDLSIKSTSRTENQKKLERNAGNEKQETDTSHDEIKGHSIIASNQEDCNNETDQRITETSAKMEENLYEIKFLGERNALVFNQAGTEALPRDELPDSFFDLDLHDAKALLRDAKRRREQLEDAPLLTEAQRQLDHDKHILDRLHKYRRTVIRIQFPDQFVLQGLFGPLETIQTVINFIKSYLDDPNNEFTIYTTPPRHILNPDARLIDENLVPSAIVYYSGLSLLKSSVKANLTDPRAAGIEAIKSRIATIRKEQDPTESDRGTVVESNHVTPGPSGSSKSSSSGQNQNKTPKWFKQTFK from the exons ATGGCGGCAAACAAGACCGTCGTCGTTCTTGCTCCGAACGGTCGCCGACAAAACGTGAGAGTCACGATTAACACGACGATTTTGCAG ATTTTGGAAGAGGTATGCCAGAAGCAGGGCTACAATGCTGACGATTACGACATTAA ACACAATCGTCAGATACTAGATTCTAACCAGATATTCCGCTTTACTGGCCTGCCAAATAATGCTCAGCTGGAGATGGTGACGTGCAAAAAGGTGCGCTCTACGTCAAACGTCACAATTGGGATACAACCTGAGGATAAAGATAGGATATTCCGAGAATTTCCACCCGATACAACGTTAGCTCAGGCGCTGATAGAAATGTATCCCGATTCTGATCTTGAAAAAGCTGTGCTGATTTACATGCATCGCGaa gTATGTGGCAGAGAGATGTTAGAGAAAACGACATTAAAGTCGCTAGGACTCAACAGTGGAAAGGCAATATTAAGGTTGTTGTATCGTGATCACGAACAATTGAAAACTCAGGCACATGTATCCACCCCTTTGCTTCCAAAGACAGTTACATCGACGCATAATTCGAGTGATAAAGATCACCAAAAGCTACCATCGTCCTCGTTAAATTGTAATGAAACAATGAAAGACATTGATTTATCGATCAAAAGTACGTCAAGAACAGAAAATCAGAAAAAATTGGAAAGAAATGCCGGTAATGAAAAGCAAGAGACTGATACATCTCACGACGAGATAAAAGGTCATTCAATTATTGCGTCCAATCAAGAAGATTGCAACAACGAGACAGATCAGCGTATCACGGAAACGTCTGCGAAAATGGAGGAaaacttatatgaaattaagtTT TTAGGAGAGAGAAACGCTCTAGTATTCAATCAAGCTGGGACAGAGGCGTTACCAAGAGATGAATTACCGGACAGCTTCTTCGACCTTGATCTACACGATGCGAAAGCACTTTTACGAGATGCCAAGCGTCGTAGAGAACAGCTCGAAGACGCTCCGCTTCTGACGGAGGCGCAACGTCAGCTTGATCACGACAAGCATATTCTGGATCGATTGCATAAGTATCGCCGCACCGTAATTCGCATACAATTTCCTGATCAGTTCGTTCTTCAGGGTTTATTCGGACCGCTGGAGACTATTCAAACTgttataaatttcattaaaagcTACTTGGACGATCCAAATAACGAATTCACTATCT ATACTACCCCACCAAGGCATATTTTAAACCCCGACGCACGTTTAATAGACGAAAATCTTGTTCCCTCTGCTATCGTTTATTATTCCggattatcattattaaaatcCAGTGTAAAAGCAAATTTGACAGATCCCAGAGCTGCTGGGATCGAAGCTATTAAATCTAG GATTGCCACGATACGGAAAGAACAAGATCCGACTGAAAGTGATAGAGGCACAGTTGTCGAGAGCAATCATGTCACTCCGGGACCGAGCGGTAGCAGTAAATCATCATCATCAGGTCAGAATCAAAACAAGACACCAAAATGGTTCAAACAGACCTTTAAATAA